Below is a genomic region from Streptomyces sp. NBC_00461.
GCGACCAGGCGGCTGACCACTCAAGGAGACACGCACGTCCTGGTGTTGACCATGTTCGACACGGACGCCGACATCACCCGTGCCATCGAGGCGGGCGCCACGGGATACCTGCTGAAAGCGGAACGCCCGGACGAGCTGTTCGCGGCGATCCACAGCGCCGCGTCCGGCCGTACGGCCCTGTCGGCACCCGTCGCCGACCGCCTCCTGGCCCAGCTGCGCAGCCCCCGCCCGACCCTCTCCGAACGCGAACACGAGATCCTCGGCCGGCTGGCCCAGGGCCTCGGCAACCGGGAGATCGCCCGAGCGCTGTTCATCAGCGAGGCCACGGTGAAGACCCATCTCGGCCGGATCTACGGCAAGTTGGGAGTGGAGACGCGGTCGGGCGCGGTGGCGGTGGCGAAGGAGCGGCGGTTGCTGAGGTGATGCCGCTACACGGCCAGGGGCAACTCGGGAAGTCGTAGCCTTGTCCGCTCGCGCTCCGTCTCCAACTCGCCCAGGATCTTCGTGAGTTGCTCCCGATCGCTGTCCGAGAGGCGACCCGAGTCGTCGAGGTGCACGGCGCAGGCGGTGGTGGTGTCCACGAGCCGTTCGAGGGTGGCGACGACC
It encodes:
- a CDS encoding response regulator; translated protein: MSTAPVRLLLCDDHAVVRAGLRALLSSADGIEVVGEAGSGEEALAMAARLHPDVVLMDLQLGEGMDGVTATRRLTTQGDTHVLVLTMFDTDADITRAIEAGATGYLLKAERPDELFAAIHSAASGRTALSAPVADRLLAQLRSPRPTLSEREHEILGRLAQGLGNREIARALFISEATVKTHLGRIYGKLGVETRSGAVAVAKERRLLR